One Prevotella sp. E2-28 genomic window, GATAGGTAAGTTCTGCAAGAACTGTGGCCGCCGTGAGTATTGTGCAGATCCGATTACTTAACCAAAAGTCAATATAGAGGTGGGCGTGAACGCCGCCACACCCACCTAAAGAACTAACCGATCTTCTCACACGTCAAATATGACATAGTCATCTTAGACTTATCAAAACTGGTAGAATACTTGGTGTTAAAAGCCCGTGCAATAGCTTCTTGATTCTTTGTCTGGCCAAGTGGGGGTGTTGTCGTCTGAGTTGACATTTCAATAAACATCCCTTTTACCAATTGTTTTCCGGAACCCCAGTTCCAATTGTTTTTTGCAGAAATTTTCCAGAGTGGCATAACTTTTTGTTTTAATGTTAATATTAGGCTGTTATCTCAGCCATTAATTGTATCTTCAGTTGCTCAACAATACAATTCCACAGACTGGAATTTTGGAGTTTGCCAGTTGGTATGTAATTCTTGTATTTCTCATAGAACTCCATACCCGTATCTTCAAACAGATGATGAGGGTAGATGTTGATAATACGCTCCCAATCCCATTTGTCTGCATACTTTTCCAGCAATTCATGCGTCATTGTTAGATTTCTATTATCTGACAGTTCACTCCAATTCCATTTCTCCTTAAAGGCATCCAGGAAGGGTTCTGTCATGACTGCCTCACTAGCATATTCAGAAAACTTGTTCCAGTTTATTCGATTCTTGAACTTCTGAACCATGGGAACAGTCCACACCACGCTACTGTTACATGAAATTGCATGCCAATCGACTTGATCCTGATATTTCTCCAATAATGCTTCTGACCACGAGAAATTTTCGGATAGTTCTTTCCATGCCTCAGAAACTGCCGTCTGGTGCATGAAATCATTACTTAAAATCTTTGTTGCCATAATCACTTTTTGTATTTAAATGAAAAATATACTGCAAAGATAGCTCAGAGTTGTGCCGTATCAAGGCATAAGATATGATTATTTCATTAATTTCTTTCCTAAATGTATTTCATCGCCAACTATTTGAATTTTATATTTATCTATGACATCTGAAGAAACGAGGCATAACCCCATACGCTTACATTCCTTAATGAGAATATTAAGTTCTGACTTTTGACTCTTGCGGGATTCCATTATCGCAGCCATATACTCAACAGGATAATTAGCTTTGAGATATGCAGTCTGATAGGCAATCCATGTATAGCAGACTGCATGAGACTTGTTAAAGGCATAGCAACCGAAATGTTCCCAATCTTTCCATATCTTTTCCAATATTCTGGGATTATGTCCATTCTTCTTTCCTCTCTCAATGAACTGGGGTTTTAGTACATCTATGATATCTTTTTTCCTTTTACCCATAGCTTTGCGCAGGATGTCACTTTCTTCTCTGGTAAAATCTGCAAGCAGACGGGAGAGCATCATTATCTGCTCCTGATACACAGTTACACCATAAGTATCTTTTAGATATTTCTCCATACATGGAATGTCATAGGTAATTTTGTCTCTTCCATTCTTTTTTGATACGAATGCTGGAATGTAGTCCATCGGACCTGGGCGATAAAGAGCATTCAAAGCAACAAGGTCATCAAACACTGTTGGCAGGAGGTAACGAAGCCACTTTCTCATGCTTGAAGATTCAAACTGGAAAACACCAATGGTATTACCTTGTTGATATAGTTCAAAAGTATTGGGATCGTCTATAGGAATCTCATCCAAATTGATGTCAATTCCACGAGAATATTTAATGTTCAAGAGAGCTGTCTTTATTTCTGAAAGTGTTTTCAGTCCTAAAAAGTCCATCTTCACAAGGCCAGCAGACTCAATGCGCATTCCATCATACTGGGTACAGACAATACTATTCCCTTTCTCATCTGGATTGTCAGTAGTAAATACAGGAGCCCAGTCGTTTATTGGGCCTTGACTGACAACAAACCCACAAGCATGAACACCTGTTCCACAAATCGCTCCTTCCAGTATTTTAGAATACTTGATTAGATTCCTCATAGCTGGTTTCCGTGACTTTTCTGCCTTTTTAAAGGCTGGGACGGTAAGACAGATGTTCGTCATATTCATTCTCATCCAATTCGGCAGATATGGAGGTATCTCTTCGCATAAGGATTCCGACACTGAATCTGGGATTTTTTCCAGTTTAGCTACATTCTTGATGACTCTTTGGGGGTACATTGTTGCGAATGTGACAATATGGGCACAACAATCCTTCCCATACTTGTCTTCAAGATATTTATGAGCTAGAAAACGTCCTTCTTCATCAAAGTCTATGTCAATATCAGGTAATACATCTCGATTCAAATTGATAAAACGCTCAAATAGCAAATCGTATTTCAAAGGATCTATCCTAGTTATTCCTAAGCAGAATGAGACCAAGCAACCTGCTGCAGAACCACGACCTGGTCCAACCATCACACCATAGTTATTTCTCAACGAGTTTACAAGATCCTGCATTATCAGGAAGTATCTGGAGAACCCTTTTGTCTTTATGACATGTAACTCGAACCGAAGTCTGTCCTCCACATCTGACGGCAAAGGTTTTCCATATATCTGATATGCTCTATCTATGGAAATCTTTTCCAGATAGTCATGCTCTAACATAATCTGATATAACTCGTTTATTCCTCCTAATCGGTTAATCCTTTCGATGCATTCTATTTCAGACATGCAATTTTCACCATTTTCATCACAAGAAAAATCATGCAGAAGAGATTCTTCTGTATATTTCTCGCGCCACTCCTTTTCTGTTCCGAATTCAGTTGGAATTGGATATGCTGGCAATACAGGCTTATGATCGATGCTGTATAGCTCAATCTTATTCAGTATATCAAGTGTATTGGATAATGCCTCTGGAATATCCTCGAAAACAGTGGCCATCTCATCATAAGTTTTAAGCCATTCCTGCTTAGAATAATAGGTTCTATTTGGTTCTTCAAGTTCTTTACCTGTTCCCAAACAGATCAATCTGTCATGAGCTTCTGCCTGGTCTTGATTAGTAAAATGAACATCATTTGTGCAAACCACTTTAATACCATACTCTTTGGCAAGTTGCTTTAACTGTCGGTTAACCTTCTCTTGACACTTGTATTTTTCTCGATCGGCAATGATGGATGAGTCTTTCACCTCATGGCGTTCCAACTCCAGATAATAATCATCACCAAATACCCCATGGTACCATTCAATAGCTTCACGAGTACCGATAATATCATCATTTAAAAGTTTAATAGGAACTTCACCTGCAAGGCATCCCGATAGAACTATCAGGCCCTCATGATATTTCTCTAACTCTTTACGGTCTGTGCGAGGCCTCATGAAGAACCCGTCCGTCCAGGAATTACTGACTATTTTGATAAGATTCCTATAACCTC contains:
- a CDS encoding DNA polymerase III subunit alpha codes for the protein MDSLKNFVHLHVHSHYSIYDALSSVRNLVDKAIECGMPGMALTDHGNMFGIKDFYDYVNRLNKEREAKGIDPFKPIFGCELYVTKNGTKDHKAFPKDLGGYHLTVLAKNERGYRNLIKIVSNSWTDGFFMRPRTDRKELEKYHEGLIVLSGCLAGEVPIKLLNDDIIGTREAIEWYHGVFGDDYYLELERHEVKDSSIIADREKYKCQEKVNRQLKQLAKEYGIKVVCTNDVHFTNQDQAEAHDRLICLGTGKELEEPNRTYYSKQEWLKTYDEMATVFEDIPEALSNTLDILNKIELYSIDHKPVLPAYPIPTEFGTEKEWREKYTEESLLHDFSCDENGENCMSEIECIERINRLGGINELYQIMLEHDYLEKISIDRAYQIYGKPLPSDVEDRLRFELHVIKTKGFSRYFLIMQDLVNSLRNNYGVMVGPGRGSAAGCLVSFCLGITRIDPLKYDLLFERFINLNRDVLPDIDIDFDEEGRFLAHKYLEDKYGKDCCAHIVTFATMYPQRVIKNVAKLEKIPDSVSESLCEEIPPYLPNWMRMNMTNICLTVPAFKKAEKSRKPAMRNLIKYSKILEGAICGTGVHACGFVVSQGPINDWAPVFTTDNPDEKGNSIVCTQYDGMRIESAGLVKMDFLGLKTLSEIKTALLNIKYSRGIDINLDEIPIDDPNTFELYQQGNTIGVFQFESSSMRKWLRYLLPTVFDDLVALNALYRPGPMDYIPAFVSKKNGRDKITYDIPCMEKYLKDTYGVTVYQEQIMMLSRLLADFTREESDILRKAMGKRKKDIIDVLKPQFIERGKKNGHNPRILEKIWKDWEHFGCYAFNKSHAVCYTWIAYQTAYLKANYPVEYMAAIMESRKSQKSELNILIKECKRMGLCLVSSDVIDKYKIQIVGDEIHLGKKLMK